One segment of Passer domesticus isolate bPasDom1 chromosome 24, bPasDom1.hap1, whole genome shotgun sequence DNA contains the following:
- the CRYBG2 gene encoding beta/gamma crystallin domain-containing protein 2, with the protein MDPPLRHGRSRAFVSSAELSMKQGPAAAPEAGSRFQKVSLVSRRLESPGSGRGRAGSPSRVSLLLQAWEREIVEKKGSGPAAPTHREHSSSASLPKEFAAHGPIFSQVYAPAQRARRQDERGKAGPGGDGSPCPEVPVHRESYVHGTLLPTRPAERPQGAAGGPCATKPPALPRARQVTVLRTGRDAAGPEGRGAPDGTRGTGGATAASAQRDSPGQGGSGSAAAAAGTESSPGSAEAAGLLAEGSPEEKDSAQAEPTPGKAAPGAGDPQSSVSSPPQCPSVAAAGQADPAGTGEGSVAEVDGTTPATPARTESPPGAGSTPENPPQEVSDGPEPASQTAASAKAEIEPEGNEMMGDPQGTAQEPESTPEPPSEPPAESPPDASEEDPELLVDMEIFVDTLRNMEPSEMRKAPKAPRQPRPSALSRCAALPPIHEDRVAPRAPLSLPQALRELLAGRPRESPEEEEEIENPYLSAEERAAAGSRRALPGDGDGVAGQGWVEGGSLLGALGADGNAKLVAGGPAERSGLFRGNVLKGMALLSHLVEQRAAAAEEGKPYSRLDKSVLYSRFVSPGAALLELPDANGGSDLPCLGGHNGLGPGGHPGPEVAVLEALSSGSVPAVAEEPESSVSLSLDHVLQEDKEGLEKINTRPGKIILYSDAGFAGHKREIWDDIPDATSWELSHTISIRVIRGGWVMYEKPRFRGRKCVLAEGDVEIDNPWTAYGDSGDSGQPRGSRPFRIGSFKRVVRDYRTPEISLFAEENGEGARLRFSGSAEDTRERGQALAAASIIVHSGLWLLYSKPFFDDDPYVLEPGGYPNLKAWGAKDPSICSMHPIRLGCPVVERAGEPQVLIYEAAAFQGRSFTISRDIYDLRRLPEAALPTVGSLRVLGGCWVGYEKEGFRGHQYLLEEGEYQDWRQWGGYSKELVSLRLIRTDFSDPALVLFEAMDFEEGASVELSEALPDTRLAGYGSVTQSIHVLSGVWVAYEGPNYSGEQYILEKGVYRSCEDWGASDCHIASAQPILQVREHNLHFVSKVLLFSEPDFLGDHVAFEEDQEALPEAFIPRSCRVRGGSWILFDGQDFTGEQHVLSEGEYPTLSAMGCLCSTAIRSLKKVPLFFSEPSIFLHGLECFEGKEIELNSEVRSLQAEGFNNHVLSVRVKGGIWVLCEHGDFRGRQWLLDCTEITNWLTYSGLQHVGSLYPIRQRRVYFHIRSRELELFLSVPDDVEEMKAGRVVVSSLSEQSSSVWYYEDGLIKNQVAPTMSLQVIGPAGKGAKAVLWAETRLPRQTWSVDSQGRIHSQMFEDMILDVKGGRGYDRDHAIVWDVADERPTQIWDLQVL; encoded by the exons ATGGATCCGCCGCTCCGGCAcggcaggagcagagccttcGTGTCCAGCGCCGAGCTCAGCATGAagcagggcccggcggccgccCCCGAGGCCGGCTCCCGCTTCCAGAAGGTCTCGCTGGTGTCGCGGCGCCTGGAGAGCCCCGgcagcggccggggccgggccgggagcccGTCCCgcgtgtccctgctgctgcaggcctgGGAGAGGGAGATCGTGGAGAAGAAGggctccggccccgccgctcccacCCACCGGGAGCACTCGTCCTCCGCCAGCCTCCCCAAGGAGTTCGCGGCGCACGGCCCCATCTTCTCGCAGGTCTATGCCCCGGCGCAGAGAGCCCGGCGCCAGGACGAGCGGGGCAAGGCGGGGCCCGGTGGGGACGGCTCCCCCTGCCCGGAGGTGCCCGTGCACCGGGAGAGCTACGTGCACGGCACGCTGCTGCCCACCCGGCCCGCCGAGCGTCCCCAGGGGGCTGCCGGTGGCCCGTGTGCCACCAAGCCCCCCGCCTTGCCCAGGGCCCGCCAGGTCACCGTGCTGCGGACGGGCAGGGACGCGGCCGGGCCCGAGGGGCGCGGGGCTCCCGATGGGACACGCGGCACCGGCGGGGCCACCGCGGCCTCGGCGCAGCGGgacagccccgggcaggggggcAGCGGCTCTGCTGCGGCCGCGGCGGGCACGGAGAGCTCGCCAGGCAGCGCGGAGGCCGCCGGGCTCCTGGCCGAGGGATCCCCCGAGGAGAAGGACTCGGCACAAGCCGAGCCCACGCCGGGGAAAGCAGCTCCGGGGGCCGGGGACCCCCAAAGCAGTGTGAGCAGCCCCCCGCAGTGTCCCTCGGTAGCGGCTGCTGGCCAGGCTGATCCGGCTGGCACAGGTGAGGGAAGCGTGGCAGAGGTGGATGGCACCACCCCAGCCACACCAGCGAGGACAGAGAGCCCCCCGGGAGCTGGCAGCACCCCCGAGAACCCCCCACAAGAGGTGAGCGATGGTCCAGAGCCTGCATCCCAAACAGCAGCATCAGCAAAGGCTGAGATTGAGCCGGAGGGGAATGAGATGATGGGAGacccccagggcacagcccaaGAGCCTGAGAgcaccccagagccccccagcgaGCCCCCGGCTGAGAGCCCCCCGGACGCGAGCGAGGAGGACCCCGAGCTGCTGGTGGACATGGAGATCTTTGTGGACACGCTGCGCAACATGGAGCCCTCGGAGATGCGGAAGGCGCCCAAAGCCCCGCGGCAGCCGCGGCCGTCGGCGCTGAGCCGCTGCGCTGCGCTGCCCCCCATCCACGAGGACCGCGtggccccccgtgcccccctgtccctgccccaggccCTGCGGGAGCTGctggcggggcggccccgggagAGCcccgaggaagaggaggagatcGAGAACCCCTACCTGAGCGCCGAGGAGCGGGCGGCCGCGGGGAGCCGCCGAGCGCTGCCCGGGGATGGGGACGGCGTGGCGGGCCAAGGGTGGGTGGAGGGGGGCTCGCTCCTGGGGGCGCTGGGAGCAGATGGAAACGCCAAACTGGTGGCCGGGGGCCCGGCCGAGCGGAGCGGGCTCTTCCGAGGGAACGTCCTCAAGGGCATGGCGCTGCTCTCGCACCTCGTGGAGCAGAGGGCGGCCGCAGCCGAGGAGGGCAAGCCCTACTCGCGGCTGGACAAGAGCGTGCTCTACAGCCGCTTCGTGTCCCCCGGCGCCGCCCTGCTCGAGCTGCCCGACGCCAACGGGGGCTCGGATTTACCCTGCCTCGGGGGCCACAATGGGCTGGGCCCTGGTGGCCACCCCGGCCCCGAGGTGGCCGTGCTGGAAGCCCTGAGTtctggctctgtccctgctgtcgCCGAGGAGCCGGAGAGCAGCGTGAGCCTGAGCCTCGACCATGTGCTG caggaggacaaggagggCTTGGAGAAGATCAACACAAGACCTGGCAAG ATCATCCTCTACTCCGACGCCGGCTTCGCGGGGCACAAACGGGAGATCTGGGACGACATCCCCGACGCCACGTCCTGGGAGCTGTCACACACCATCTCCATCCGAGTCATCCGAGGCGG GTGGGTGATGTACGAGAAGCCGCGGTTCCGCGGCCGCAAATGCGTCCTGGCCGAGGGGGACGTGGAGATCGACAACCCCTGGACGGCGtacggggacagcggggacagcgggcaGCCCCGCGGGAGCCGCCCGTTCCGCATCGGCTCCTTCAAGAGGGTGGTGCGG GATTACCGCACCCCCGAGATCAGCCTGTTCGCGGAGGAGAACGGCGAGGGCGCCCGGCTCCGGTTCAGCGGCTCGGCCGAGGACACCCGCGAGCGGGGACAGGCGCTGGCTGCCGCCTCCATCATCGTGCACTCgggcct GTGGCTGCTTTACTCCAAGCCTTTCTTTGATGATGATCCCTACGTTCTGGAGCCGGGCGGGTACCCCAACTTAAAGGCTTGGGGAGCAAAGGACCCATCCATCTGCTCCATGCATCCCATCAGGCTG ggCTGCCCCGTCGTGGAGAGAGCTGGTGAGCCACAG GTGCTGATCTATGAGGCTGCAGCTTTCCAGGGCCGCAGCTTCACCATCAGCAGAGACATCTACGACCTGAGGCGCCTGCCCGAGGCAGCGCTGCCCACCGTGGGCTCCCTGCGTGTGCTGGGCGGCTG CTGGGTTGGCTACGAGAAGGAAGGTTTCCGTGGCCACCAGTACCTGCTGGAGGAAGGGGAGTACCAGGACTGGAGGCAGTGGGGCGGCTACAGCAAGGAGCTGGTGTCGCTGCGGCTGATCCGGACG GACTTCTCCGACCCAGCACTGGTGCTGTTTGAGGCCATGGACTTCGAGGAGGGCGCGAGCGTGGAGCTGAGCGAGGCGCTGCCCGACACGCGGCTGGCCGGCTACGGCAGCGTCACGCAGTCCATCCACGTGCTGAGCGGCGT GTGGGTGGCCTACGAGGGCCCCAACTACTCGGGCGAGCAGTACATCCTGGAGAAGGGCGTGTACCGCAGCTGCGAGGACTGGGGGGCCAGCGACTGCCACATCGCCTCGGCACAGCCCATCCTGCAG gtCAGGGAGCACAACCTGCACTTCGTCTCCAAG gtCCTGCTTTTCTCAGAGCCCGACTTCTTGGGGGATCACGTTGCCTTTGAGGAGGACCAGGAGGCCCTGCCCGAAGCCTTCATCCCGCGCTCCTGCAGAGTCCGCGGGGGCAG CTGGATCCTGTTCGACGGGCAGGACTTCACAGGGGAGCAGCACGTGCTGTCTGAGGGCGAGTACCCCACGCTCAGTGCCatgggctgcctctgctccacCGCCATTCGCTCCTTGAAGAAAGTTCCACTG TTTTTCTCGGAGCCCTCCATCTTCCTGCACGGGCTGGAGTGTTTCGAGGGGAAGGAGATCGAGCTCAACTCCGAGGTGCggagtctccaggctgaggGTTTCAACAACCACGTGCTGTCCGTGCGGGTCAAAGGAGGGAT ctgggTGCTGTGCGAGCACGGCGATTTCCGAGGGCGGCAGTGGCTGCTGGACTGCACTGAGATCACCAACTGGCTGACCTACAGCGGGCTGCAGCACGTGGGGTCCCTCTACCCCATCCGCCAG AGACGGGTCTATTTCCACatcaggagcagggagctggagctcttCCTCTCGGTGCCCGACGACGTGGAGGAGATGAAGGCAGGGCGGGTGGTGGTCTCCAGCCTGAgcgagcagagcagctccgtcTGGTACTACGAGGACGGGCTGATCAAAAACCAG GTGGCCCCCACCATGAGCCTGCAGGTCATCGGGCCGGCGGGGAAGGGCGCCAAGGCCGTGCTGTGGGCCGAGACGCGGCTGCCACGCCAGACCTGGAGCGTCGACTCCCAGGGACGCATCCACAGCCAGATGTTCGAGGACATGATCCTCGACGTGAAGG GCGGCCGAGGCTACGACCGGGACCACGCCATCGTTTGGGACGTGGCTGATGAACGACCCACGCAGATCTGGGACCTCCAGGTGCTGTGA
- the LOC135285933 gene encoding basic salivary proline-rich protein 1-like → MEGPGGAGLGPPSEHPLNERSPNGPPGDPRAVLEGSPSRSRTVPERSPRNSPRTVPPSGPRTVPACPPGGPRAVPERFPNGPPERAPRTGPPNGPRTGPPVIPGRPRAVPERFPNGPPGTVPERSPRAVPACPPGGPRAVPERFPNGPPERAPNGPRTGPERAPNGPRTGPERAPNGPRGLRAFGRDPARPLRRPARSPSQSRGRGCSSPPIRRRQLPPSANHSPAGLI, encoded by the coding sequence ATGGAGGGGccggggggagcagggctgggaccaccGAGCGAGCATCCCCTGAACGAACGGTCCCCGAACGGTCCCCCCGGTGATCCCCGGGCGGTCCTCGAAGGGTCCCCGAGCCGTTCCCGAACGGTTCCCGAACGGTCCCCCCGGAACAGTCCCCGAACGGTCCCCCCGAGCGGTCCCCGAACGGTCCCCGCCTGTCCCCCCGGTGGTCCCCGGGCGGTCCCCGAACGGTTCCCGAACGGGCCCCCCGAACGGGCCCCCCGAACGGGCCCCCCGAACGGGCCCCGAACGGGCCCCCCGGTGATCCCCGGGCGGCCCCGAGCCGTTCCCGAACGGTTCCCGAACGGTCCCCCCGGAACAGTCCCCGAACGGTCCCCCCGAGCGGTCCCCGCCTGTCCCCCCGGTGGTCCCCGGGCGGTCCCCGAACGGTTCCCGAACGGGCCCCCCGAACGGGCCCCGAACGGGCCCCGAACGGGCCCCGAACGGGCCCCGAACGGGCCCCGAACGGGCCCCGAACGGGCCCCGAACGGGCCCCGGGGGCTCCGCGCGTTCGGGCGGGACCCCGCGCGCCCTCTCAGGCGGCCCGCGCGCAGCCCCAGCCAATCCCgcggcaggggctgcagctccccgcCAATCCGGCGCCGCCAGCTCCCGCCCTCAGCCAATCACAGCCCGGCAGGGTTAATATAA